A single genomic interval of Tursiops truncatus isolate mTurTru1 chromosome 16, mTurTru1.mat.Y, whole genome shotgun sequence harbors:
- the PPRC1 gene encoding peroxisome proliferator-activated receptor gamma coactivator-related protein 1 isoform X7, with the protein MSLTDPPWDFSPPSFLETSSPKLPSWRPPRSRPRWGQSPPPQQRSDGEEEEEVAGFSSEMLAGELNNSVSSIADFPMHLACPEEEDKTAVAAEMAVQAAGDESISSLSELVRAMHPYCLPNLTHLTALEDELQEQPGDLTLPEDCVVLEIVGQAATAGNDLEIPVVVRQIPTGPQPVLLDNSLEASAALQLLMPTLEAETEAAVPREALCPEKEGLSLDSKEKLESACLLEPREVMEPMAPKGPQNPPANTMLSSQRARKGRKKKSKEQPAACAEGYARRLRSASRGQSTAVTELTSQGGSLPQEDLQREVVPPRGRGKPQAWARAWAAALEKPGSGNLESSAGQASPAKEGPLDLYPSLVDPIQANPVSTHLSLVDSEADPMPLDSVEADPTAVDPDPTAVDPDPTVADPVPVDPKLVDRALANSELVDPLPADPVLIDPVLADSAAVDRAVVVPISDDLPSVDPILAKPVQVDSLPNDLAPVDPVLVKSRPTDPRRGAVSSAQGSPAPQLLLEAESSDPPKAINPEVKEVMGPLKGETGTSATAQEARPRPLSLSEYRRRRQQRQAEAEERNPHPPAGKWPSLPETPTGLADIPCLVPPATAKKTILQRSPEAPSEACFAPMGPSPASLSPEPPASKPVASTPTEQVPSQEMLLPARPPPPAVQSMPPTMPTALPFPTGGLGMTPMLPLPTNGQSVPSLPPPPLQPPSVPMSVGPVPPDPFTHYAPVPPWPCYPPLSPSGYPCLPPPPTVPLVSGTPGAYAVPSTCNVPWVPPPAPVPPYSSSCTYGPLGWGPGLQHPPFWPAVPPPPLPLTSVGRAVPSPKVEPSGIPPGPPDSVLTVPMAPPLSLGAAGQGAPQIEPTKVEVKPVPASPHLKHKVSSPVHSPRIKAPPCLPAESVAVEELASERLKPEPQEARPREKAPSPVAKAVPTSAPRQSTTTKLPAVHPARLRTLSFLPTPRTQGPEDVVQAFISEIGIEASDLSSLLEQFEKSEAKKECPPPAPADSLAVGNSGSVDTPQEKRPLDRLQAPELANVAGLTPPATPPHQLWKPLAAVSLLAKAKSPKSTAQEGTLKPEGVTEAKHPAAACLQEGVHGPSPVHVGSGDHDYCVRSRTPPKKTPALVIPEVGSRWNVKRHQDITIKPVLSLGPATPLPPCTAASQKPLDHRTSNDQADPPAPCLAPSTLLSPEASPCRNDTNTRTLPDPSAKQQSMRCYRKACRSASPPSRGWQGRRGRSNRSVSSGSNRTSEASSSSSSSSSSSSRSRSRSLSPPHKRWRRSSCSSSGRSRRCSSSSSSSSSSSSSSSSSSSSRSRSRSPSPRRRSDRRRRYSSYRSHDHYQRQRVLQKERAIEERRVVFIGKIPGRMTRSELKQRFSVFGEIEECTIHFRVQGDNYGFVTYRYAEEAFAAIESGHKLRQADEQPFDLCFGGRRQFCKRSYSDLDSNREDFDPAPVKSKFDSLDFDTLLKQAQKNLRR; encoded by the exons ATGTCTCTCACAGATCCTCCTTGGGACTTCTCTCCACCCTCTTTCTTGGAGACCTCCTCCCCCAAGCTTCCTAGCTGGAGACCCCCAAGGTCAAGACCCCGCTGGGGCcagtccccacctccccagcagcGTAGtgatggggaagaagaggaggaggtggcCGGCTTCAGCAGCGAGATGCTTGCTGGGGAGCTCAACAACTCTGTGAGCAGCATCGCAGACTTCCCCATGCACCTGGCCTGTCCCGAGGAGGAAGATAAAACAGCAGTAGCAGCAGAGATGGCAGTGCAGGCAGCTGGCGATGAGAGCATCTCCTCCCTGAGTGAGCTGGTGCGGGCCATGCACCCGTACTGCCTGCCTAACCTCACCCACCTGACGGCACTTGAGGATGAGCTTCAAGAGCAGCCAGGTGATTTGACACTGCCTGAGGATTGTGTGGTGCTGGAAATTGTGGGCCAGGCGGCCACAGCTGGCAACGACCTGGAGATCCCAGTTGTGGTGCGACAGATCCCTACTGGACCCCAGCCTGTCCTCCTGGATAACTCGCTAGAGGCCAGTGCGGCCTTGCAGCTGCTCATGCCTACActagaggcagagacagaggctgctgtgcccagggaagccctctgccctgAGAAAGAGGGGTTGTCACTGGactcaaaggaaaagctggagtCAGCCTGCTTGTTGGAGCCCAGGGAGGTCATGGAGCCAATGGCACCCAAGGGCCCTCAGAACCCACCAGCCAACACAATGCTAAGTTCCCAGAGAGCTCGAAAGGGCAGGAAGAAGAAGAGCAAGGAGCAGCCAGCTGCCTGTGCAGAAGGCTATGCCAGGAGGCTGAGGTCAGCCTCTCGTGGGCAGTCTACAGCAGTTACAGAGCTGACCTCTCAGGGAGGCAGCTTGCCTCAGGAGGACCTTCAAAGAGAGGTTGTGCCTCCCCGTGGTagagggaagccccaggcttggGCTCGGGCCTGGGCAGCTGCCTTGGAGAAGCCTGGCTCTGGGAACTTGGAGAGTAGTGCTGGACAAGCTAGTCCTGCTAAAGAAGGTCCTCTAGACCTCTACCCCAGCCTGGTTGACCCCATCCAAGCCAACCCTGTTTCAACCCATCTCTCACTGGTTGACTCTGAAGCTGACCCCATGCCACTTGACTCTGTTGAAGCTGATCCCACTGCGGTTGACCCTGATCCCACTGCAGTTGACCCTGATCCCACTGTGGCTGACCCTGTACCTGTTGACCCTAAACTGGTTGACCGTGCTTTAGCGAACTCAGAGCTGGTTGACCCTCTCCCAGCTGACCCAGTGCTGATTGACCCAGTTCTGGCTGACTCAGCAGCAGTAGACCGTGCAGTGGTTGTTCCCATCTCAGATGACTTGCCTTCAGTTGACCCTATCCTAGCCAAGCCAGTACAAGTTGACTCTCTTCCCAATGACCTGGCTCCAGTTGACCCTGTACTAGTTAAGTCTAGGCCAACTGATCCCAGACGTGGCGCAGTGTCATCAGCCCAGGGGAGTCCAGCCCCCCAGCTCCTCCTGGAAGCAGAGTCCTCAGACCCCCCAAAGGCCATCAATCCTGAAGTCAAGGAGGTCATGGGTCCTCTGAAGGGGGAAACTGGTACTAGTGCAACAGCCCAGGAAGCCAGGCCTCGGCCTCTTAGCCTATCTGAGTACCGGCGACGAAGGCAGCAGCGCCAAGCAGAGGCAGAAGAGAGGAACCCCCATCCCCCAGCTGGGAAGTGGCCCAGCCTCCCAGAAACTCCCACAGGGCTGGCAGACATCCCTTGTCTTGTCCCACCAGCCACAGCCAAGAAGACAATTCTGCAGAGAAGCCCTGAGGCTCCTTCTGAGGCTTGCTTTGCTCCTAtgggtcccagccctgcctctcttAGTCCTGAGCCACCTGCAAGCAAACCTGTGGCCTCAACTCCCACTGAGCAGGTGCCATCCCAAGAGATGCTACTGCCAGCAAGACctccacctcctgctgtgcagtccATGCCCCCCACAATGCCCACTGCCCTGCCTTTTCCCACGGGTGGGCTGGGCATGACCCCCATGCTGCCCCTTCCCACAAATGGGCAAAGTGTCCCCAGTCTGCCCCCACCACCCTTGCAGCCTCCTAGTGTTCCGATGTCTGTGGGGCCAGTGCCACCTGATCCCTTTACTCACTATGCCCCTGTGCCACCCTGGCCTTGTTATCCCCCCTTGTCCCCTTCTGGCTATCCTTGCTTGCCCCCTCCACCGACGGTGCCCCTAGTGTCTGGTACTCCAGGTGCCTATGCTGTGCCCTCCACTTGCAATGTGCCTTGGGTacctcctcctgccccagtccCACCTTATAGCTCCAGCTGTACCTATGGGCCCTTGGGATGGGGCCCAGGGCTGCAACACCCTCCATTCTGGCCTGCTGTTCCCCCACCTCCTTTGCCTCTAACCTCTGTTGGAAGAGCTGTTCCCTCACCCAAGGTGGAGCCCAGTGGCATCCCACCTGGCCCTCCTGATAGTGTACTGACTGTGCCGATGGCTCCTCCCCTCAGTCTTGGGGCAGCTGGTCAGGGAGCTCCACAGATAGAGCCCACCAAGGTGGAGGTCAAGCCAGTGCCTGCATCTCCCCATCTGAAACACAAGGTGTCCTCCCCGGTGCACAGCCCTCGGATCAAGGCTCCACCGTGTCTGCCTGCTGAGAGTGTGGCTGTTGAGGAGCTTGCATCAGAGAGGCTAAAGCCTGAGCCCCAGGAAGCTAGGCCCAGGGAGAAGGCACCCTCTCCTGTTGCCAAGGCTGTTCCCACATCTGCACCAAGGCAGAGCACTACCACCAAGCTGCCTGCTGTCCACCCAGCGCGTCTAAGGACACTGTCCTTTCTGCCTACCCCACGTACCCAGGGTCCTGAGGATGTGGTACAGGCTTTCATCAGTGAGATTG GAATTGAGGCATCGGACCTGTCCAGTCTGCTGGAGCAATTTGAGAAATCAGAAG CCAAAAAGGAGTGCCCTCCCCCGGCTCCTGCTGACAGCCTGGCTGTAGGAAACTCAGG CAGCGTTGACACTCCCCAGGAGAAGAGGCCCCTAGACCGGTTACAAGCCCCAGAACTGGCCAACGTGGCAG GGCTCACCCCTCCAGCTACCCCTCCCCATCAGTTATGGAAGCCCCTGGCTGCTGTCTCACTGCTGGCCAAAGCCAAATCTCCTAAGTCCACCGCCCAGGAGGGAACCCTGAAGCCTGAAGGAGTTACAGAGGCCAAACATCCAGCTGCAGCCTGCCTCCAAGAAGGGGTCCATGGCCCTAGTCCAGTCCATGTGGGCTCTGGGGACCATGACTATTGTGTCCGGAGCaggacccccccaaaaaagacgCCTGCCCTAGTCATTCCAGAGGTGGGCTCCCGATGGAATGTCAAACGCCATCAGGATATCACCATCAAACCTGTCTTGTCCctgggcccagccaccccgctgCCCCCATGCACAGCTGCCTCCCAGAAGCCACTTGATCACAGGACTAGCAATGATCAGGCAGATCCCCCAGCCCCTTGCCTTGCCCCATCCACCTTGCTGTCCCCTGAGGCCTCACCCTGCCGGAATGACACGAACACTAGGACTCTCCCTGATCCCTCAGCCAAGCAGCAGTCAATGCGCTGTTATCGAAAAGCCTGCAGGTCAGCCAGCCCCCCAAGCCGGGGCTGGCAAGGCCGCCGTGGCCGCAGCAACCGTTCTGTCAGCTCTGGGTCCAACCGGACCAGCGAAGCATCTTCCTCCTCATCCTCATCGTCGTCTTCCTCATCCCGGTCCCGGTCCCGGTCCCTCTCCCCCCCACACAAGAGGTGGCGAAG GTCCAGTTGCAGTTCCTCTGGACGTTCCCGAAGatgctcttcctcttcctcctcctcatcttcctcctcgTCTTCCTCATCCTCATCATCTAGTTCCCGAAGTCGGTCCCGCTCTCCATCTCCTCGCCGGAGAAGTGACAGGAGGCGGCG GTACAGTTCTTATCGTTCACACGACCATTACCAAAGGCAGAGAGTTCTGCAGAAGGAGCGTGCAATA gaagagagaagagtggtCTTCATTGGGAAGATACCTGGTCGCATGACTAGGTCAGAGCTGAAACAGAGGTTCTCTGTTTTCGGAGAGATTGAGGAGTGCACCATCCACTTCCGTGTCCAAGG TGACAACTATGGCTTCGTCACTTACCGCTATGCTGAGGAGGCATTTGCAGCCATTGAGAGTGGCCACAAGCTGAGGCAAGCAGATGAACAGCCCTTTGATCTCTGCTTTGGGGGCCGCAGGCAGTTCTGCAAGAGAAGCTATTCTGATCTTG ACTCCAACCGGGAAGACTTTGACCCTGCTCCTGTAAAGAGCAAATTTGATTCTCTTGACTTTGACACATTGTTGAAACAGGCCCAGAAGAACCTCAGGAGGTAA
- the PPRC1 gene encoding peroxisome proliferator-activated receptor gamma coactivator-related protein 1 isoform X6, which yields MEELILQDGTLLGTMHSYMDASLISLIEDFGGLGESRLSLEDQNEVSLLTALTEILDNADSENLSPFDSIPDSELLVSPREGSSLHRLLSLSRTPPERDLITPTDPLGPSTGSSRVSGVEMSLTDPPWDFSPPSFLETSSPKLPSWRPPRSRPRWGQSPPPQQRSDGEEEEEVAGFSSEMLAGELNNSVSSIADFPMHLACPEEEDKTAVAAEMAVQAAGDESISSLSELVRAMHPYCLPNLTHLTALEDELQEQPGDLTLPEDCVVLEIVGQAATAGNDLEIPVVVRQIPTGPQPVLLDNSLEASAALQLLMPTLEAETEAAVPREALCPEKEGLSLDSKEKLESACLLEPREVMEPMAPKGPQNPPANTMLSSQRARKGRKKKSKEQPAACAEGYARRLRSASRGQSTAVTELTSQGGSLPQEDLQREVVPPRGRGKPQAWARAWAAALEKPGSGNLESSAGQASPAKEGPLDLYPSLVDPIQANPVSTHLSLVDSEADPMPLDSVEADPTAVDPDPTAVDPDPTVADPVPVDPKLVDRALANSELVDPLPADPVLIDPVLADSAAVDRAVVVPISDDLPSVDPILAKPVQVDSLPNDLAPVDPVLVKSRPTDPRRGAVSSAQGSPAPQLLLEAESSDPPKAINPEVKEVMGPLKGETGTSATAQEARPRPLSLSEYRRRRQQRQAEAEERNPHPPAGKWPSLPETPTGLADIPCLVPPATAKKTILQRSPEAPSEACFAPMGPSPASLSPEPPASKPVASTPTEQVPSQEMLLPARPPPPAVQSMPPTMPTALPFPTGGLGMTPMLPLPTNGQSVPSLPPPPLQPPSVPMSVGPVPPDPFTHYAPVPPWPCYPPLSPSGYPCLPPPPTVPLVSGTPGAYAVPSTCNVPWVPPPAPVPPYSSSCTYGPLGWGPGLQHPPFWPAVPPPPLPLTSVGRAVPSPKVEPSGIPPGPPDSVLTVPMAPPLSLGAAGQGAPQIEPTKVEVKPVPASPHLKHKVSSPVHSPRIKAPPCLPAESVAVEELASERLKPEPQEARPREKAPSPVAKAVPTSAPRQSTTTKLPAVHPARLRTLSFLPTPRTQGPEDVVQAFISEIGIEASDLSSLLEQFEKSEAKKECPPPAPADSLAVGNSGSVDTPQEKRPLDRLQAPELANVAGLTPPATPPHQLWKPLAAVSLLAKAKSPKSTAQEGTLKPEGVTEAKHPAAACLQEGVHGPSPVHVGSGDHDYCVRSRTPPKKTPALVIPEVGSRWNVKRHQDITIKPVLSLGPATPLPPCTAASQKPLDHRTSNDQADPPAPCLAPSTLLSPEASPCRNDTNTRTLPDPSAKQQSMRCYRKACRSASPPSRGWQGRRGRSNRSVSSGSNRTSEASSSSSSSSSSSSRSRSRSLSPPHKRWRRSSCSSSGRSRRCSSSSSSSSSSSSSSSSSSSSRSRSRSPSPRRRSDRRRRYSSYRSHDHYQRQRVLQKERAIEERRVVFIGKIPGRMTRSELKQRFSVFGEIEECTIHFRVQGDNYGFVTYRYAEEAFAAIESGHKLRQADEQPFDLCFGGRRQFCKRSYSDLDSNREDFDPAPVKSKFDSLDFDTLLKQAQKNLRR from the exons ATGGAGGAGCTGATACTGCAGGATGGGACACTGCTGGGGACCATGCACAGCTATATGGATGCCTCCCTCATCTCCCTCATTGAAGATTTTGGTGGCCTTGGAGAG AGCAGGTTATCTCTGGAGGACCAGAATGAAGTGTCACTGCTCACAGCTCTAACAGAGATCTTGGACAATGCAGATTCCGAGAACCTGTCTCCATTTGACAGCATTCCTGACTCAGAGCTGCTTGTGTCACCTCGGGAGGGCTCCTCT ctGCACAGGCTGCTCAGCCTCTCTCGGACACCCCCAGAACGTGACCTCATCACCCCGACTGACCCATTGGGGCCCAGCACAGGCAGTAGTAGAGTGAGTGGG GTTGAGATGTCTCTCACAGATCCTCCTTGGGACTTCTCTCCACCCTCTTTCTTGGAGACCTCCTCCCCCAAGCTTCCTAGCTGGAGACCCCCAAGGTCAAGACCCCGCTGGGGCcagtccccacctccccagcagcGTAGtgatggggaagaagaggaggaggtggcCGGCTTCAGCAGCGAGATGCTTGCTGGGGAGCTCAACAACTCTGTGAGCAGCATCGCAGACTTCCCCATGCACCTGGCCTGTCCCGAGGAGGAAGATAAAACAGCAGTAGCAGCAGAGATGGCAGTGCAGGCAGCTGGCGATGAGAGCATCTCCTCCCTGAGTGAGCTGGTGCGGGCCATGCACCCGTACTGCCTGCCTAACCTCACCCACCTGACGGCACTTGAGGATGAGCTTCAAGAGCAGCCAGGTGATTTGACACTGCCTGAGGATTGTGTGGTGCTGGAAATTGTGGGCCAGGCGGCCACAGCTGGCAACGACCTGGAGATCCCAGTTGTGGTGCGACAGATCCCTACTGGACCCCAGCCTGTCCTCCTGGATAACTCGCTAGAGGCCAGTGCGGCCTTGCAGCTGCTCATGCCTACActagaggcagagacagaggctgctgtgcccagggaagccctctgccctgAGAAAGAGGGGTTGTCACTGGactcaaaggaaaagctggagtCAGCCTGCTTGTTGGAGCCCAGGGAGGTCATGGAGCCAATGGCACCCAAGGGCCCTCAGAACCCACCAGCCAACACAATGCTAAGTTCCCAGAGAGCTCGAAAGGGCAGGAAGAAGAAGAGCAAGGAGCAGCCAGCTGCCTGTGCAGAAGGCTATGCCAGGAGGCTGAGGTCAGCCTCTCGTGGGCAGTCTACAGCAGTTACAGAGCTGACCTCTCAGGGAGGCAGCTTGCCTCAGGAGGACCTTCAAAGAGAGGTTGTGCCTCCCCGTGGTagagggaagccccaggcttggGCTCGGGCCTGGGCAGCTGCCTTGGAGAAGCCTGGCTCTGGGAACTTGGAGAGTAGTGCTGGACAAGCTAGTCCTGCTAAAGAAGGTCCTCTAGACCTCTACCCCAGCCTGGTTGACCCCATCCAAGCCAACCCTGTTTCAACCCATCTCTCACTGGTTGACTCTGAAGCTGACCCCATGCCACTTGACTCTGTTGAAGCTGATCCCACTGCGGTTGACCCTGATCCCACTGCAGTTGACCCTGATCCCACTGTGGCTGACCCTGTACCTGTTGACCCTAAACTGGTTGACCGTGCTTTAGCGAACTCAGAGCTGGTTGACCCTCTCCCAGCTGACCCAGTGCTGATTGACCCAGTTCTGGCTGACTCAGCAGCAGTAGACCGTGCAGTGGTTGTTCCCATCTCAGATGACTTGCCTTCAGTTGACCCTATCCTAGCCAAGCCAGTACAAGTTGACTCTCTTCCCAATGACCTGGCTCCAGTTGACCCTGTACTAGTTAAGTCTAGGCCAACTGATCCCAGACGTGGCGCAGTGTCATCAGCCCAGGGGAGTCCAGCCCCCCAGCTCCTCCTGGAAGCAGAGTCCTCAGACCCCCCAAAGGCCATCAATCCTGAAGTCAAGGAGGTCATGGGTCCTCTGAAGGGGGAAACTGGTACTAGTGCAACAGCCCAGGAAGCCAGGCCTCGGCCTCTTAGCCTATCTGAGTACCGGCGACGAAGGCAGCAGCGCCAAGCAGAGGCAGAAGAGAGGAACCCCCATCCCCCAGCTGGGAAGTGGCCCAGCCTCCCAGAAACTCCCACAGGGCTGGCAGACATCCCTTGTCTTGTCCCACCAGCCACAGCCAAGAAGACAATTCTGCAGAGAAGCCCTGAGGCTCCTTCTGAGGCTTGCTTTGCTCCTAtgggtcccagccctgcctctcttAGTCCTGAGCCACCTGCAAGCAAACCTGTGGCCTCAACTCCCACTGAGCAGGTGCCATCCCAAGAGATGCTACTGCCAGCAAGACctccacctcctgctgtgcagtccATGCCCCCCACAATGCCCACTGCCCTGCCTTTTCCCACGGGTGGGCTGGGCATGACCCCCATGCTGCCCCTTCCCACAAATGGGCAAAGTGTCCCCAGTCTGCCCCCACCACCCTTGCAGCCTCCTAGTGTTCCGATGTCTGTGGGGCCAGTGCCACCTGATCCCTTTACTCACTATGCCCCTGTGCCACCCTGGCCTTGTTATCCCCCCTTGTCCCCTTCTGGCTATCCTTGCTTGCCCCCTCCACCGACGGTGCCCCTAGTGTCTGGTACTCCAGGTGCCTATGCTGTGCCCTCCACTTGCAATGTGCCTTGGGTacctcctcctgccccagtccCACCTTATAGCTCCAGCTGTACCTATGGGCCCTTGGGATGGGGCCCAGGGCTGCAACACCCTCCATTCTGGCCTGCTGTTCCCCCACCTCCTTTGCCTCTAACCTCTGTTGGAAGAGCTGTTCCCTCACCCAAGGTGGAGCCCAGTGGCATCCCACCTGGCCCTCCTGATAGTGTACTGACTGTGCCGATGGCTCCTCCCCTCAGTCTTGGGGCAGCTGGTCAGGGAGCTCCACAGATAGAGCCCACCAAGGTGGAGGTCAAGCCAGTGCCTGCATCTCCCCATCTGAAACACAAGGTGTCCTCCCCGGTGCACAGCCCTCGGATCAAGGCTCCACCGTGTCTGCCTGCTGAGAGTGTGGCTGTTGAGGAGCTTGCATCAGAGAGGCTAAAGCCTGAGCCCCAGGAAGCTAGGCCCAGGGAGAAGGCACCCTCTCCTGTTGCCAAGGCTGTTCCCACATCTGCACCAAGGCAGAGCACTACCACCAAGCTGCCTGCTGTCCACCCAGCGCGTCTAAGGACACTGTCCTTTCTGCCTACCCCACGTACCCAGGGTCCTGAGGATGTGGTACAGGCTTTCATCAGTGAGATTG GAATTGAGGCATCGGACCTGTCCAGTCTGCTGGAGCAATTTGAGAAATCAGAAG CCAAAAAGGAGTGCCCTCCCCCGGCTCCTGCTGACAGCCTGGCTGTAGGAAACTCAGG CAGCGTTGACACTCCCCAGGAGAAGAGGCCCCTAGACCGGTTACAAGCCCCAGAACTGGCCAACGTGGCAG GGCTCACCCCTCCAGCTACCCCTCCCCATCAGTTATGGAAGCCCCTGGCTGCTGTCTCACTGCTGGCCAAAGCCAAATCTCCTAAGTCCACCGCCCAGGAGGGAACCCTGAAGCCTGAAGGAGTTACAGAGGCCAAACATCCAGCTGCAGCCTGCCTCCAAGAAGGGGTCCATGGCCCTAGTCCAGTCCATGTGGGCTCTGGGGACCATGACTATTGTGTCCGGAGCaggacccccccaaaaaagacgCCTGCCCTAGTCATTCCAGAGGTGGGCTCCCGATGGAATGTCAAACGCCATCAGGATATCACCATCAAACCTGTCTTGTCCctgggcccagccaccccgctgCCCCCATGCACAGCTGCCTCCCAGAAGCCACTTGATCACAGGACTAGCAATGATCAGGCAGATCCCCCAGCCCCTTGCCTTGCCCCATCCACCTTGCTGTCCCCTGAGGCCTCACCCTGCCGGAATGACACGAACACTAGGACTCTCCCTGATCCCTCAGCCAAGCAGCAGTCAATGCGCTGTTATCGAAAAGCCTGCAGGTCAGCCAGCCCCCCAAGCCGGGGCTGGCAAGGCCGCCGTGGCCGCAGCAACCGTTCTGTCAGCTCTGGGTCCAACCGGACCAGCGAAGCATCTTCCTCCTCATCCTCATCGTCGTCTTCCTCATCCCGGTCCCGGTCCCGGTCCCTCTCCCCCCCACACAAGAGGTGGCGAAG GTCCAGTTGCAGTTCCTCTGGACGTTCCCGAAGatgctcttcctcttcctcctcctcatcttcctcctcgTCTTCCTCATCCTCATCATCTAGTTCCCGAAGTCGGTCCCGCTCTCCATCTCCTCGCCGGAGAAGTGACAGGAGGCGGCG GTACAGTTCTTATCGTTCACACGACCATTACCAAAGGCAGAGAGTTCTGCAGAAGGAGCGTGCAATA gaagagagaagagtggtCTTCATTGGGAAGATACCTGGTCGCATGACTAGGTCAGAGCTGAAACAGAGGTTCTCTGTTTTCGGAGAGATTGAGGAGTGCACCATCCACTTCCGTGTCCAAGG TGACAACTATGGCTTCGTCACTTACCGCTATGCTGAGGAGGCATTTGCAGCCATTGAGAGTGGCCACAAGCTGAGGCAAGCAGATGAACAGCCCTTTGATCTCTGCTTTGGGGGCCGCAGGCAGTTCTGCAAGAGAAGCTATTCTGATCTTG ACTCCAACCGGGAAGACTTTGACCCTGCTCCTGTAAAGAGCAAATTTGATTCTCTTGACTTTGACACATTGTTGAAACAGGCCCAGAAGAACCTCAGGAGGTAA